Proteins from one Pseudoliparis swirei isolate HS2019 ecotype Mariana Trench chromosome 22, NWPU_hadal_v1, whole genome shotgun sequence genomic window:
- the s100t gene encoding S100 calcium binding protein T gives MSMPKSENTSTLENAMQLLIQTFHKYSGNEGDKYTLSRAELKEMLTVELGNYLGNAQDKEAVDKVMADLDSNNDGEVDFTEFIILVGALTVACNDFFLECNNKPEKK, from the exons ATGTCTATGCCCAAATCAGAGAACACCTCCACCCTGGAGAACGCCATGCAGCTCTTGATCCAGACCTTCCATAAGTACTCTGGGAACGAGGGGGACAAATACACACTGAGCAGGGCTGAGCTCAAAGAGATGCTGACCGTAGAGCTCGGCAACTACCTGGGG AATGCCCAGGATAAGGAGGCAGTGGATAAGGTGATGGCAGACCTGGATTCCAACAATGACGGGGAGGTAGATTTCACAGAGTTCATCATCCTGGTCGGGGCTCTTACTGTGGCCTGCAACGACTTCTTCTTGGAGTGCAACAATAAGCCAGAGAAGAAGTAG